Proteins encoded together in one Nocardioides marinisabuli window:
- a CDS encoding polyphosphate kinase 2 family protein gives MPRVIAEHLRLSPGPVDLTALPTDATPGFDGGKSEGKEALEELGSELSDLQERLYAEGRSGGTRSVLLVLQGMDTSGKGGVVRHTVALVDPQGIEVTAFGPPTEEELAHDFLWRVRRALPAPGRIGVFDRSHYEDVLVAKVRGLVEADEVERRYDAINELEAELLAQGTPVLKCFLHISPDEQRERLLKRLDRPDKHWKFDPVDIDDRQLWPQYRAAYETALERTNTEVAPWYVVPADKKWYRNLAVGLLLRDTLVHLGPTWPDADVDVEAQRRRLLDEEPVR, from the coding sequence ATGCCCCGCGTGATCGCCGAGCACCTGCGCCTGTCCCCGGGCCCCGTCGACCTGACCGCGCTGCCCACCGACGCCACCCCCGGCTTCGACGGCGGCAAGTCCGAGGGCAAGGAGGCGCTCGAGGAGCTGGGCTCCGAGCTCAGCGACCTGCAGGAGCGCCTCTACGCCGAGGGCCGCAGCGGCGGCACCCGCAGCGTGCTGCTGGTGCTGCAGGGCATGGACACCTCGGGCAAGGGCGGGGTGGTGCGCCACACCGTGGCGCTCGTGGACCCCCAGGGCATCGAGGTCACCGCCTTCGGCCCGCCGACCGAGGAGGAGCTGGCCCACGACTTCCTGTGGCGGGTGCGACGGGCGCTGCCGGCCCCGGGCCGCATCGGCGTCTTCGACCGCTCCCACTACGAGGACGTGCTGGTGGCCAAGGTGCGCGGGCTCGTGGAGGCCGACGAGGTCGAGCGGCGCTACGACGCCATCAACGAGCTCGAGGCCGAGCTGCTCGCCCAGGGCACCCCGGTGCTCAAGTGCTTCCTGCACATCTCGCCCGACGAGCAGCGCGAGCGCCTGCTCAAGCGTCTCGACCGGCCCGACAAGCACTGGAAGTTCGACCCGGTCGACATCGACGACCGCCAGCTCTGGCCGCAGTACCGCGCCGCCTACGAGACGGCGCTGGAGCGCACCAACACCGAGGTCGCGCCCTGGTACGTCGTCCCGGCCGACAAGAAGTGGTACCGCAACCTCGCCGTCGGGCTGCTGCTGCGCGACACGCTGGTGCACCTGGGCCCGACCTGGCCCGACGCCGACGTCGACGTCGAGGCCCAGCGCCGGCGGCTGCTCGACGAGGAGCCGGTGAGGTGA
- a CDS encoding HipA family kinase: MSGLSRVAVSRYVTPLREGGSLPGIVEAEDLGTYVCKFRGAGQGLRVLVAEVVVAELARRVGLRTPRLVVLDLDEELARYEADEEVQDLLRASVGANLGVDFLPGSFGFDGTLPSGSGPDEAARVLWLDAFTANVDRSWRNPNLLVWHDDLWVIDHGASLYFHHGWPGGSLERAGAAERFAQQPWNVDDHVLHEHLDRLAAVDEAVRAELGADDLPEVLAQVPDEWLEPVPGARTPAEVRAAYVELLTARLATRAWLPTAVGGAR; this comes from the coding sequence GTGAGCGGGCTGTCGCGGGTGGCGGTCTCGCGCTACGTCACGCCCCTGCGGGAGGGCGGCAGCCTGCCGGGCATCGTGGAGGCCGAGGACCTGGGCACCTACGTGTGCAAGTTCCGCGGGGCCGGTCAGGGCCTGCGGGTGCTGGTCGCCGAGGTGGTCGTCGCCGAGCTCGCCCGCCGGGTCGGGCTGCGCACCCCGCGACTCGTGGTGCTCGACCTCGACGAGGAGCTGGCCCGCTACGAGGCCGACGAGGAGGTCCAGGACCTGCTGCGGGCCAGCGTCGGGGCCAACCTGGGTGTCGACTTCCTGCCCGGCTCGTTCGGCTTCGACGGCACCCTGCCCTCGGGGTCCGGGCCCGACGAGGCCGCCCGCGTGCTGTGGCTCGACGCCTTCACCGCCAACGTCGACCGGTCCTGGCGCAACCCCAACCTGCTGGTCTGGCACGACGACCTGTGGGTCATCGACCACGGCGCGTCCCTCTACTTCCACCACGGCTGGCCCGGCGGCAGCCTCGAGCGCGCCGGTGCCGCCGAGCGCTTCGCCCAGCAGCCCTGGAACGTCGACGACCACGTGCTGCACGAGCACCTCGACCGTCTCGCCGCGGTCGACGAGGCGGTGCGCGCCGAGCTCGGCGCCGACGACCTGCCCGAGGTGCTCGCGCAGGTGCCCGACGAGTGGCTCGAGCCGGTGCCGGGCGCGCGGACGCCGGCCGAGGTGCGCGCGGCGTACGTCGAGCTGCTCACCGCCCGGCTCGCGACGCGTGCCTGGCTGCCGACCGCGGTGGGGGGCGCCCGATGA
- a CDS encoding DUF3037 domain-containing protein — translation MSPTGPVAYQYVTLRCVPRVDREEFLNVGVVVYAQAHDYLDAAWHVDRERLAALDPGLDLDRVCEALETVRGVCAGDAAAGAAAGHPLSQRFGFLKAPRSTVLQPGPVHGGLTRDPARQLEHLLERLVR, via the coding sequence ATGAGCCCGACCGGCCCCGTCGCCTACCAGTACGTCACGCTGCGCTGCGTGCCGCGCGTGGACCGCGAGGAGTTCCTCAACGTCGGCGTCGTCGTCTACGCCCAGGCCCACGACTACCTCGACGCGGCCTGGCACGTCGACCGCGAGCGCCTGGCCGCGCTCGACCCCGGTCTCGACCTCGACCGGGTGTGCGAGGCGCTCGAGACCGTGCGCGGGGTCTGCGCCGGTGACGCCGCGGCGGGCGCGGCGGCCGGCCACCCGCTGAGCCAGCGCTTCGGGTTCCTCAAGGCGCCCCGCAGCACCGTGCTCCAGCCGGGGCCGGTGCACGGTGGCCTGACCCGCGACCCGGCCCGCCAGCTGGAGCACCTGCTGGAGCGGCTGGTCCGCTGA